From Corvus cornix cornix isolate S_Up_H32 chromosome 5, ASM73873v5, whole genome shotgun sequence, the proteins below share one genomic window:
- the PPP1R13B gene encoding apoptosis-stimulating of p53 protein 1 isoform X6 has translation MELKRVEASQRFTADGQCCEIKMCSLAITWENSEQVGNPRVELTLSELQDMAARQQQQIENQQQMLVAKEQRLRYLKQQERRQQQSVSESEKLQKLKERVETQETKLKKIRAMRGQVDYSKMMNGNLSTEIEHISAMFQEKQQELQAAVLKVDQLTQQLEDLRKGKLNGFQSYNGQVTGPAAVELKKLYQELQIRNRLNQEQNSKLQQQKELLNKRNMEVAMMDKRINELRERLYKKKVEARQKENIPLNRINGTSSPQSSLSASGRVAAVGPYIQVPSAGTYAVPVDPVKPQSLTIAPNSTHGRSKSETDCGCVKKSPDTWKVSDLDIIVDPILSPPTSLQSAVHNVIRLAPTLFDTQHSNDGNWPILKQSSAPVVKPPQISNTDWKESSMDTALKQGTISSQPLPTSVLGSTDKMGLDLGKVPPTVPGVSKQLPQNYGTYPSPVPLGTGSTNSLERRKDGSLPRPGTSIANRQRPVPLPPPSNMHQPSSSQQIQQRISVPPSPTYQPSGPPLFPGGEGRPELPLTVAIRPFLADKGSRPQSPRKGPQTVNSSSIYSVYLQQATPPKNYQQAVYNTLNKSVKAVYGKPVLQSGSTSPSPLPFLHGSLPAQSPSQPQSQPQTEVTEKDQELENAPPPTENSNVENIPRPLSPTKLTPIVHSPLRYQSDADLEALRRKLANAPRPLKKRSSITEPEGPSGPNIQKLLYQRFNTLAGGIESAPFYQPSNPQDFIGNLADVDNGNASTNGNIEEPIPVQPTVPVPDEPPPSSDANDNELPSPATEELISTETTNQTPETTEDNNNNLAIVPSTEQSPSPTPEVSSPVEDEAPLPPALPPPLPPTKRTNLKKPNSERTGHGLRVKFNPLALLLDASLEGEFDLVQRIIYEVDDPSKPNDEGITPLHNAVCAGHHHIVKFLLDFGVNVNAADSDGWTPLHCAASCNSVHLCKLLVESGAAIFASTISDIETAADKCEEMEEGYIQCSQFLYGVQEKLGVMNKGVVYALWDYEAQNNDELSFHEGDAITILRRKDDNETEWWWARLNDKEGYVPKNLLGLYPRIKPRQRTLA, from the exons gTTGGGAATCCACGTGTTGAGCTCACTCTTTCTGAACTGCAAGATATGGCTGCCCGACAACAGCAACAGATTGAAAATCAACAGCAAATGTTGGTTGCTAAG GAACAACGTTTGCGTTACCTGAAGCAGCAAGAGCGTCGCCAGCAGCAGTCTGTTTCTGAGAGTGAAAAGCTTCAAAAACTTAAAGAACGTGTTGAAACCCAAgagacaaagctgaaaaaaatccgTGCCATGAGAGGACAAGTGGACTACAGCAAGATGATGAATGGCAATCTGT CAACTGAAATTGAGCATATAAGTGCCATgttccaggaaaagcagcaggagctgcaggctgcagtgTTAAAAGTGGATCAGCTCactcagcagctggaggatttaaggaaagggaaactgaaTGGGTTTCAGTCTTACAATGGACAAGTGACAGGGCCTGCAGCAGTAGAATTAAAAAAGCTGTATCAAGAGCTACAG atcCGTAACAGGCTTAACCAGGAGCAGAACTCcaagctccagcagcagaaagagctcCTAAACAAACGCAATATGGAGGTGGCTATGATGGACAAGCGAATCAACGAGCTGCGCGAACGACTGTACAAGAAAAAAGTTGAGGCACgtcaaaaagaaaacattcct TTAAATCGTATTAATGGAACTTCATCACCCCAGTCATCCTTGAGTGCTTCAGGAAGGGTAGCAGCAGTAGGACCTTACATCCAAGTTCCAAGTGCTGGCACTTACGCTGTTCCAGTAGATCCAGTTAAGCCACAGTCTCTCACCATCGCTCCTAACTCAACACATGGAAGATCAAAATCTG AGACAGACTGTGGGTGTGTGAAAAAATCTCCAGACACCTGGAAGGTTTCTGATTTAGACATAATAGTGGATCCTATTCTGTCACCTCCCACTTCTCTTCAGTCTGCTGTTCACAATGTCATCCGCCTGGCACCTACTCTGTTTGACACCCAGCACT CTAATGATGGAAATTGGCCGATACTTAAACAGAGCTCAGCCCCTGTGGTAAAACCCCCTCAGATCTCCAACACAGACTGGAAAGAATCAAGCATGGatactgctttaaaacaagGAACTATATCCAGCCAGCCTTTGCCAACTTCAGTATTAGGAAGTACTGATAAGATG GGTCTTGACCTGGGGAAGGTGCCACCAACAGTTCCTGGTGTAAGCAAGCAGTTGCCTCAGAACTACGGGACCTATCCAAGCCCAGTTCCTTTAGGAACAGGTTCTACAAACTCTctagaaagaaggaaagatggCAGCCTTCCCAGACCTGGCACCAGTATAGCAAATCGGCAAAGGCCGGTTCCGCTCCCACCTCCCAGCAACATGCACCAGcccagctcttcacagcagatCCAGCAGAGAATTtctgtccctcccagccccacgTATCAACCCTCCGGTCCCCCCTTGTTCCCAGGAGGAGAGGGCAGGCCAGAACTGCCTTTGACTGTGGCAATCAGACCTTTTCTCGCTGATAAAGGATCCAGACCTCAGTCTCCCAGAAAAGGGCCACAGACAGTGAACTCCAGTTCCATCTACTCAGTGTATCTTCAGCAAGCAACACCACCAAAGAATTACCAACAAGCTGTGTACAATACCTTAAATAAGTCGGTAAAAGCAG tttatgGAAAGCCTGTATTACAGTCTGGTTCAACCTCTCCCTCACCCTTGCCATTCCTTCATGGTTCTTTGCCTGCCCAGTCTCCCTCACAGCCACAATCTCAGCCTCAGACTGAGGTCACTGAAAAAGATCAAGAGCTGGAAAATGCTCCACCACCCACTGAAAACAGCAATGTGGAAAACATTCCCCGTCCTCTTAGTCCTACTAAGCTCACCCCTATAGTGCACTCGCCCCTACGGTATCAGAGCGATGCTGACCTCGAGGCTCTGAGGAGAAAACTGGCCAATGCTCCGAGGCCGTTAAAGAAACGCAGCTCCATCACTGAGCCAGAGGGCCCAAGTGGACCAAATATACAAAAATTATTGTACCAGCGCTTTAATACCCTGGCTGGAGGGATAGAAAGTGCTCCTTTTTATCAGCCAAGCAATCCACAGGACTTCATAGGCAACCTAGCTGACGTTGATAATGGGAACGCCAGCACCAATGGCAATATTGAAGAACCAATCCCCGTGCAACCTACAGTTCCTGTCCCTGATGAACCACCCCCTTCGTCAGATGCCAATGATAATGAATTACCTTCTCCCGCTACCGAGGAGCTGATAAGCACTGAAACCACAAATCAAACACCTGAGACAACTGaagacaacaacaacaatctTGCTATAGTTCCTTCTACTGAGCAGTCACCCAGTCCCACGCCAGAGGTCAGTTCTCCAGTAGAAGATGAAGCTCCTTTGCcacctgctcttcctcctccacttCCTCCA ACAAAACGTACCAACTTGAAGAAACCCAACTCAGAAAGAACAGGCCATGGTTTGAGAGTGAAGTTCAATCCCTTGGCTCTCCTCCTAGATGCTTCTTTGGAGGGGGAATTTGATCTGGTACAACGAATCATATATGAG GTTGATGATCCGAGTAAACCAAATGATGAAGGCATTACACCTTTGCATAATGCAGTGTGTGCTGGTCATCACCACATTGTGAAGTTCCTACTCGATTTTGGTGTAAATGTAAATGCAGCAGATAGTGATGGGTG gaCACCCTTGCATTGTGCAGCTTCTTGCAATAGTGTTCATCTCTGTAAACTACTGGTTGAATCTGGGGCAGCTATTTTTGCTTCAACTATAAGTGATATAGAAACTGCTGCAGACAAGTGTGAGGAGATGGAAGAAGGTTATATTCAGTGTTCCCAGTTTTTGTATG GCGtgcaggagaagctgggagTGATGAATAAAGGGGTGGTGTATGCTCTGTGGGATTATGAAGCCCAAAACAATGATGAGCTGTCATTCCACGAGGGCGATGCCATCACTATTCTGAGGCGCAAGGATGACAACGAAACGGAGTGGTGGTGGGCCCGCCTCAATGACAAGGAAGGCTATGTGCCTAAAAACCTCCTCGGG TTATATCCACGAATAAAACCTCGACAGCGAACCCTCGCTTGA
- the ZFYVE21 gene encoding zinc finger FYVE domain-containing protein 21 isoform X2: MSGGDAKKLVRSPSGLRMVPEHRGARSPFGLDEPPWVPDKECPRCMQCDTKFDFITRKHHCRRCGKCFCDKCCSKKVPLPRMCFVDPVRQCAECALVSQKETEFYDKQLKVLMNGAAFFVTLGTSDKSELMVCRLSTNQRYLVLDGDSHYEIEITQISTVQILTEGFTPGGGNTRAIGMILQYKVPGSEEVMQMKFTAGEDFSCNKKLSASWLAAMHKATKLLYESRDQ; encoded by the exons ATGTCGGGCGGCGACGCGAAGAAGCTGGTGCGCTCCCCCAGCGGGCTGCGCATGGTGCCCGAACACCGCGGCGCTCGCAGCCCTTTCGGCCTCGACGAGCCGCCCTGGGTGCCCGACAAGGAG TGCCCAAGATGTATGCAGTGTGATACAAAATTTGACTTCATAACTAGAAAG CATCACTGCCGAAGGTGTGGGAAGTGTTTCTGTGACAAGTGCTGCAGTAAAAAAGTGCCTCTGCCTCGCATGTGCTTCGTGGACCCTGTGCGCCAGTGTGCGGAGTGTGCCCTGGTCTCGCAGAAAGAGACAGAGTTCTACGACAAACAGCTCAAAGTGCTCATGAATG gTGCTGCATTCTTTGTAACTCTGGGAACATCTGATAAATCTGAGCTCATGGTCTGTCGACTTTCCACCAACCAGAG ATACCTGGTTTTGGATGGAGACAGCCATTATGAAATTGAAATTACACAGATTTCAACTGTTCAGATACTTACAGAGGGATTTACTCCTGGAg gaGGCAACACTCGTGCCATAGGTATGATCCTGCAGTACAAGGTACCAGGGTCGGAGGAGGTGATGCAGATGAAGTTTACTGCCGGTGAAGACTTCAGTTGTAACAAGAAGCTGTCAGCAAGCTGGCTGGCAGCTATGCATAAG GCAACAAAACTTCTCTATGAGTCTCGGGACCAGTGA
- the PPP1R13B gene encoding apoptosis-stimulating of p53 protein 1 isoform X7 — MAARQQQQIENQQQMLVAKEQRLRYLKQQERRQQQSVSESEKLQKLKERVETQETKLKKIRAMRGQVDYSKMMNGNLSTEIEHISAMFQEKQQELQAAVLKVDQLTQQLEDLRKGKLNGFQSYNGQVTGPAAVELKKLYQELQIRNRLNQEQNSKLQQQKELLNKRNMEVAMMDKRINELRERLYKKKVEARQKENIPLNRINGTSSPQSSLSASGRVAAVGPYIQVPSAGTYAVPVDPVKPQSLTIAPNSTHGRSKSETDCGCVKKSPDTWKVSDLDIIVDPILSPPTSLQSAVHNVIRLAPTLFDTQHSNDGNWPILKQSSAPVVKPPQISNTDWKESSMDTALKQGTISSQPLPTSVLGSTDKMGLDLGKVPPTVPGVSKQLPQNYGTYPSPVPLGTGSTNSLERRKDGSLPRPGTSIANRQRPVPLPPPSNMHQPSSSQQIQQRISVPPSPTYQPSGPPLFPGGEGRPELPLTVAIRPFLADKGSRPQSPRKGPQTVNSSSIYSVYLQQATPPKNYQQAVYNTLNKSVKAVYGKPVLQSGSTSPSPLPFLHGSLPAQSPSQPQSQPQTEVTEKDQELENAPPPTENSNVENIPRPLSPTKLTPIVHSPLRYQSDADLEALRRKLANAPRPLKKRSSITEPEGPSGPNIQKLLYQRFNTLAGGIESAPFYQPSNPQDFIGNLADVDNGNASTNGNIEEPIPVQPTVPVPDEPPPSSDANDNELPSPATEELISTETTNQTPETTEDNNNNLAIVPSTEQSPSPTPEVSSPVEDEAPLPPALPPPLPPTKRTNLKKPNSERTGHGLRVKFNPLALLLDASLEGEFDLVQRIIYEVDDPSKPNDEGITPLHNAVCAGHHHIVKFLLDFGVNVNAADSDGWTPLHCAASCNSVHLCKLLVESGAAIFASTISDIETAADKCEEMEEGYIQCSQFLYGVQEKLGVMNKGVVYALWDYEAQNNDELSFHEGDAITILRRKDDNETEWWWARLNDKEGYVPKNLLGLYPRIKPRQRTLA; from the exons ATGGCTGCCCGACAACAGCAACAGATTGAAAATCAACAGCAAATGTTGGTTGCTAAG GAACAACGTTTGCGTTACCTGAAGCAGCAAGAGCGTCGCCAGCAGCAGTCTGTTTCTGAGAGTGAAAAGCTTCAAAAACTTAAAGAACGTGTTGAAACCCAAgagacaaagctgaaaaaaatccgTGCCATGAGAGGACAAGTGGACTACAGCAAGATGATGAATGGCAATCTGT CAACTGAAATTGAGCATATAAGTGCCATgttccaggaaaagcagcaggagctgcaggctgcagtgTTAAAAGTGGATCAGCTCactcagcagctggaggatttaaggaaagggaaactgaaTGGGTTTCAGTCTTACAATGGACAAGTGACAGGGCCTGCAGCAGTAGAATTAAAAAAGCTGTATCAAGAGCTACAG atcCGTAACAGGCTTAACCAGGAGCAGAACTCcaagctccagcagcagaaagagctcCTAAACAAACGCAATATGGAGGTGGCTATGATGGACAAGCGAATCAACGAGCTGCGCGAACGACTGTACAAGAAAAAAGTTGAGGCACgtcaaaaagaaaacattcct TTAAATCGTATTAATGGAACTTCATCACCCCAGTCATCCTTGAGTGCTTCAGGAAGGGTAGCAGCAGTAGGACCTTACATCCAAGTTCCAAGTGCTGGCACTTACGCTGTTCCAGTAGATCCAGTTAAGCCACAGTCTCTCACCATCGCTCCTAACTCAACACATGGAAGATCAAAATCTG AGACAGACTGTGGGTGTGTGAAAAAATCTCCAGACACCTGGAAGGTTTCTGATTTAGACATAATAGTGGATCCTATTCTGTCACCTCCCACTTCTCTTCAGTCTGCTGTTCACAATGTCATCCGCCTGGCACCTACTCTGTTTGACACCCAGCACT CTAATGATGGAAATTGGCCGATACTTAAACAGAGCTCAGCCCCTGTGGTAAAACCCCCTCAGATCTCCAACACAGACTGGAAAGAATCAAGCATGGatactgctttaaaacaagGAACTATATCCAGCCAGCCTTTGCCAACTTCAGTATTAGGAAGTACTGATAAGATG GGTCTTGACCTGGGGAAGGTGCCACCAACAGTTCCTGGTGTAAGCAAGCAGTTGCCTCAGAACTACGGGACCTATCCAAGCCCAGTTCCTTTAGGAACAGGTTCTACAAACTCTctagaaagaaggaaagatggCAGCCTTCCCAGACCTGGCACCAGTATAGCAAATCGGCAAAGGCCGGTTCCGCTCCCACCTCCCAGCAACATGCACCAGcccagctcttcacagcagatCCAGCAGAGAATTtctgtccctcccagccccacgTATCAACCCTCCGGTCCCCCCTTGTTCCCAGGAGGAGAGGGCAGGCCAGAACTGCCTTTGACTGTGGCAATCAGACCTTTTCTCGCTGATAAAGGATCCAGACCTCAGTCTCCCAGAAAAGGGCCACAGACAGTGAACTCCAGTTCCATCTACTCAGTGTATCTTCAGCAAGCAACACCACCAAAGAATTACCAACAAGCTGTGTACAATACCTTAAATAAGTCGGTAAAAGCAG tttatgGAAAGCCTGTATTACAGTCTGGTTCAACCTCTCCCTCACCCTTGCCATTCCTTCATGGTTCTTTGCCTGCCCAGTCTCCCTCACAGCCACAATCTCAGCCTCAGACTGAGGTCACTGAAAAAGATCAAGAGCTGGAAAATGCTCCACCACCCACTGAAAACAGCAATGTGGAAAACATTCCCCGTCCTCTTAGTCCTACTAAGCTCACCCCTATAGTGCACTCGCCCCTACGGTATCAGAGCGATGCTGACCTCGAGGCTCTGAGGAGAAAACTGGCCAATGCTCCGAGGCCGTTAAAGAAACGCAGCTCCATCACTGAGCCAGAGGGCCCAAGTGGACCAAATATACAAAAATTATTGTACCAGCGCTTTAATACCCTGGCTGGAGGGATAGAAAGTGCTCCTTTTTATCAGCCAAGCAATCCACAGGACTTCATAGGCAACCTAGCTGACGTTGATAATGGGAACGCCAGCACCAATGGCAATATTGAAGAACCAATCCCCGTGCAACCTACAGTTCCTGTCCCTGATGAACCACCCCCTTCGTCAGATGCCAATGATAATGAATTACCTTCTCCCGCTACCGAGGAGCTGATAAGCACTGAAACCACAAATCAAACACCTGAGACAACTGaagacaacaacaacaatctTGCTATAGTTCCTTCTACTGAGCAGTCACCCAGTCCCACGCCAGAGGTCAGTTCTCCAGTAGAAGATGAAGCTCCTTTGCcacctgctcttcctcctccacttCCTCCA ACAAAACGTACCAACTTGAAGAAACCCAACTCAGAAAGAACAGGCCATGGTTTGAGAGTGAAGTTCAATCCCTTGGCTCTCCTCCTAGATGCTTCTTTGGAGGGGGAATTTGATCTGGTACAACGAATCATATATGAG GTTGATGATCCGAGTAAACCAAATGATGAAGGCATTACACCTTTGCATAATGCAGTGTGTGCTGGTCATCACCACATTGTGAAGTTCCTACTCGATTTTGGTGTAAATGTAAATGCAGCAGATAGTGATGGGTG gaCACCCTTGCATTGTGCAGCTTCTTGCAATAGTGTTCATCTCTGTAAACTACTGGTTGAATCTGGGGCAGCTATTTTTGCTTCAACTATAAGTGATATAGAAACTGCTGCAGACAAGTGTGAGGAGATGGAAGAAGGTTATATTCAGTGTTCCCAGTTTTTGTATG GCGtgcaggagaagctgggagTGATGAATAAAGGGGTGGTGTATGCTCTGTGGGATTATGAAGCCCAAAACAATGATGAGCTGTCATTCCACGAGGGCGATGCCATCACTATTCTGAGGCGCAAGGATGACAACGAAACGGAGTGGTGGTGGGCCCGCCTCAATGACAAGGAAGGCTATGTGCCTAAAAACCTCCTCGGG TTATATCCACGAATAAAACCTCGACAGCGAACCCTCGCTTGA
- the ZFYVE21 gene encoding zinc finger FYVE domain-containing protein 21 isoform X1, whose amino-acid sequence MSGGDAKKLVRSPSGLRMVPEHRGARSPFGLDEPPWVPDKECPRCMQCDTKFDFITRKHHCRRCGKCFCDKCCSKKVPLPRMCFVDPVRQCAECALVSQKETEFYDKQLKVLMNGAAFFVTLGTSDKSELMVCRLSTNQRYLVLDGDSHYEIEITQISTVQILTEGFTPGGKDIHTYTSLLESQPVTEGGNTRAIGMILQYKVPGSEEVMQMKFTAGEDFSCNKKLSASWLAAMHKATKLLYESRDQ is encoded by the exons ATGTCGGGCGGCGACGCGAAGAAGCTGGTGCGCTCCCCCAGCGGGCTGCGCATGGTGCCCGAACACCGCGGCGCTCGCAGCCCTTTCGGCCTCGACGAGCCGCCCTGGGTGCCCGACAAGGAG TGCCCAAGATGTATGCAGTGTGATACAAAATTTGACTTCATAACTAGAAAG CATCACTGCCGAAGGTGTGGGAAGTGTTTCTGTGACAAGTGCTGCAGTAAAAAAGTGCCTCTGCCTCGCATGTGCTTCGTGGACCCTGTGCGCCAGTGTGCGGAGTGTGCCCTGGTCTCGCAGAAAGAGACAGAGTTCTACGACAAACAGCTCAAAGTGCTCATGAATG gTGCTGCATTCTTTGTAACTCTGGGAACATCTGATAAATCTGAGCTCATGGTCTGTCGACTTTCCACCAACCAGAG ATACCTGGTTTTGGATGGAGACAGCCATTATGAAATTGAAATTACACAGATTTCAACTGTTCAGATACTTACAGAGGGATTTACTCCTGGAg GAAAAGATATTCACACTTACACCAGCCTTCTGGAGAGCCAGCCTGTTACTGAAG gaGGCAACACTCGTGCCATAGGTATGATCCTGCAGTACAAGGTACCAGGGTCGGAGGAGGTGATGCAGATGAAGTTTACTGCCGGTGAAGACTTCAGTTGTAACAAGAAGCTGTCAGCAAGCTGGCTGGCAGCTATGCATAAG GCAACAAAACTTCTCTATGAGTCTCGGGACCAGTGA
- the PPP1R13B gene encoding apoptosis-stimulating of p53 protein 1 isoform X1, which produces MMPMILTVFLSNNEQILTEVPITPETTCRDVVEFCKEPGEGSCHLAEVWRGNERPIPFDHMMYDHLQKWGPRREEVKFFLRHEESPAENNEQSGRQAQNQRNGINIPVEKRTENGVGNPRVELTLSELQDMAARQQQQIENQQQMLVAKEQRLRYLKQQERRQQQSVSESEKLQKLKERVETQETKLKKIRAMRGQVDYSKMMNGNLSTEIEHISAMFQEKQQELQAAVLKVDQLTQQLEDLRKGKLNGFQSYNGQVTGPAAVELKKLYQELQIRNRLNQEQNSKLQQQKELLNKRNMEVAMMDKRINELRERLYKKKVEARQKENIPLNRINGTSSPQSSLSASGRVAAVGPYIQVPSAGTYAVPVDPVKPQSLTIAPNSTHGRSKSETDCGCVKKSPDTWKVSDLDIIVDPILSPPTSLQSAVHNVIRLAPTLFDTQHSNDGNWPILKQSSAPVVKPPQISNTDWKESSMDTALKQGTISSQPLPTSVLGSTDKMGLDLGKVPPTVPGVSKQLPQNYGTYPSPVPLGTGSTNSLERRKDGSLPRPGTSIANRQRPVPLPPPSNMHQPSSSQQIQQRISVPPSPTYQPSGPPLFPGGEGRPELPLTVAIRPFLADKGSRPQSPRKGPQTVNSSSIYSVYLQQATPPKNYQQAVYNTLNKSVKAVYGKPVLQSGSTSPSPLPFLHGSLPAQSPSQPQSQPQTEVTEKDQELENAPPPTENSNVENIPRPLSPTKLTPIVHSPLRYQSDADLEALRRKLANAPRPLKKRSSITEPEGPSGPNIQKLLYQRFNTLAGGIESAPFYQPSNPQDFIGNLADVDNGNASTNGNIEEPIPVQPTVPVPDEPPPSSDANDNELPSPATEELISTETTNQTPETTEDNNNNLAIVPSTEQSPSPTPEVSSPVEDEAPLPPALPPPLPPTKRTNLKKPNSERTGHGLRVKFNPLALLLDASLEGEFDLVQRIIYEVDDPSKPNDEGITPLHNAVCAGHHHIVKFLLDFGVNVNAADSDGWTPLHCAASCNSVHLCKLLVESGAAIFASTISDIETAADKCEEMEEGYIQCSQFLYGVQEKLGVMNKGVVYALWDYEAQNNDELSFHEGDAITILRRKDDNETEWWWARLNDKEGYVPKNLLGLYPRIKPRQRTLA; this is translated from the exons gTTGGGAATCCACGTGTTGAGCTCACTCTTTCTGAACTGCAAGATATGGCTGCCCGACAACAGCAACAGATTGAAAATCAACAGCAAATGTTGGTTGCTAAG GAACAACGTTTGCGTTACCTGAAGCAGCAAGAGCGTCGCCAGCAGCAGTCTGTTTCTGAGAGTGAAAAGCTTCAAAAACTTAAAGAACGTGTTGAAACCCAAgagacaaagctgaaaaaaatccgTGCCATGAGAGGACAAGTGGACTACAGCAAGATGATGAATGGCAATCTGT CAACTGAAATTGAGCATATAAGTGCCATgttccaggaaaagcagcaggagctgcaggctgcagtgTTAAAAGTGGATCAGCTCactcagcagctggaggatttaaggaaagggaaactgaaTGGGTTTCAGTCTTACAATGGACAAGTGACAGGGCCTGCAGCAGTAGAATTAAAAAAGCTGTATCAAGAGCTACAG atcCGTAACAGGCTTAACCAGGAGCAGAACTCcaagctccagcagcagaaagagctcCTAAACAAACGCAATATGGAGGTGGCTATGATGGACAAGCGAATCAACGAGCTGCGCGAACGACTGTACAAGAAAAAAGTTGAGGCACgtcaaaaagaaaacattcct TTAAATCGTATTAATGGAACTTCATCACCCCAGTCATCCTTGAGTGCTTCAGGAAGGGTAGCAGCAGTAGGACCTTACATCCAAGTTCCAAGTGCTGGCACTTACGCTGTTCCAGTAGATCCAGTTAAGCCACAGTCTCTCACCATCGCTCCTAACTCAACACATGGAAGATCAAAATCTG AGACAGACTGTGGGTGTGTGAAAAAATCTCCAGACACCTGGAAGGTTTCTGATTTAGACATAATAGTGGATCCTATTCTGTCACCTCCCACTTCTCTTCAGTCTGCTGTTCACAATGTCATCCGCCTGGCACCTACTCTGTTTGACACCCAGCACT CTAATGATGGAAATTGGCCGATACTTAAACAGAGCTCAGCCCCTGTGGTAAAACCCCCTCAGATCTCCAACACAGACTGGAAAGAATCAAGCATGGatactgctttaaaacaagGAACTATATCCAGCCAGCCTTTGCCAACTTCAGTATTAGGAAGTACTGATAAGATG GGTCTTGACCTGGGGAAGGTGCCACCAACAGTTCCTGGTGTAAGCAAGCAGTTGCCTCAGAACTACGGGACCTATCCAAGCCCAGTTCCTTTAGGAACAGGTTCTACAAACTCTctagaaagaaggaaagatggCAGCCTTCCCAGACCTGGCACCAGTATAGCAAATCGGCAAAGGCCGGTTCCGCTCCCACCTCCCAGCAACATGCACCAGcccagctcttcacagcagatCCAGCAGAGAATTtctgtccctcccagccccacgTATCAACCCTCCGGTCCCCCCTTGTTCCCAGGAGGAGAGGGCAGGCCAGAACTGCCTTTGACTGTGGCAATCAGACCTTTTCTCGCTGATAAAGGATCCAGACCTCAGTCTCCCAGAAAAGGGCCACAGACAGTGAACTCCAGTTCCATCTACTCAGTGTATCTTCAGCAAGCAACACCACCAAAGAATTACCAACAAGCTGTGTACAATACCTTAAATAAGTCGGTAAAAGCAG tttatgGAAAGCCTGTATTACAGTCTGGTTCAACCTCTCCCTCACCCTTGCCATTCCTTCATGGTTCTTTGCCTGCCCAGTCTCCCTCACAGCCACAATCTCAGCCTCAGACTGAGGTCACTGAAAAAGATCAAGAGCTGGAAAATGCTCCACCACCCACTGAAAACAGCAATGTGGAAAACATTCCCCGTCCTCTTAGTCCTACTAAGCTCACCCCTATAGTGCACTCGCCCCTACGGTATCAGAGCGATGCTGACCTCGAGGCTCTGAGGAGAAAACTGGCCAATGCTCCGAGGCCGTTAAAGAAACGCAGCTCCATCACTGAGCCAGAGGGCCCAAGTGGACCAAATATACAAAAATTATTGTACCAGCGCTTTAATACCCTGGCTGGAGGGATAGAAAGTGCTCCTTTTTATCAGCCAAGCAATCCACAGGACTTCATAGGCAACCTAGCTGACGTTGATAATGGGAACGCCAGCACCAATGGCAATATTGAAGAACCAATCCCCGTGCAACCTACAGTTCCTGTCCCTGATGAACCACCCCCTTCGTCAGATGCCAATGATAATGAATTACCTTCTCCCGCTACCGAGGAGCTGATAAGCACTGAAACCACAAATCAAACACCTGAGACAACTGaagacaacaacaacaatctTGCTATAGTTCCTTCTACTGAGCAGTCACCCAGTCCCACGCCAGAGGTCAGTTCTCCAGTAGAAGATGAAGCTCCTTTGCcacctgctcttcctcctccacttCCTCCA ACAAAACGTACCAACTTGAAGAAACCCAACTCAGAAAGAACAGGCCATGGTTTGAGAGTGAAGTTCAATCCCTTGGCTCTCCTCCTAGATGCTTCTTTGGAGGGGGAATTTGATCTGGTACAACGAATCATATATGAG GTTGATGATCCGAGTAAACCAAATGATGAAGGCATTACACCTTTGCATAATGCAGTGTGTGCTGGTCATCACCACATTGTGAAGTTCCTACTCGATTTTGGTGTAAATGTAAATGCAGCAGATAGTGATGGGTG gaCACCCTTGCATTGTGCAGCTTCTTGCAATAGTGTTCATCTCTGTAAACTACTGGTTGAATCTGGGGCAGCTATTTTTGCTTCAACTATAAGTGATATAGAAACTGCTGCAGACAAGTGTGAGGAGATGGAAGAAGGTTATATTCAGTGTTCCCAGTTTTTGTATG GCGtgcaggagaagctgggagTGATGAATAAAGGGGTGGTGTATGCTCTGTGGGATTATGAAGCCCAAAACAATGATGAGCTGTCATTCCACGAGGGCGATGCCATCACTATTCTGAGGCGCAAGGATGACAACGAAACGGAGTGGTGGTGGGCCCGCCTCAATGACAAGGAAGGCTATGTGCCTAAAAACCTCCTCGGG TTATATCCACGAATAAAACCTCGACAGCGAACCCTCGCTTGA